The DNA region AGTACCTAAAAAGCTGAAAAAACTCTGCAAAACAGATAATACAATGAAAAGAATGCAAATGGAATAGATTGTATCTAGCCGTTTATTAGGGCTTTCCTTTTCCCGGTTAACATATTTTCTGAAAGTGAAAATCCATAAAACTACAAGCAAAAAGCAGCAACCCAAAGAAATAAGGGCTAAACTAAAAGTGGCAAGTGAGAGTACATAGGCAACTATAGGAGGTTCAATAACAAGAGGAACTAAAGTGGAAGTGTAAAAACTCTGTAAAATAGCCCCAACACTAAAGAGAACCAGGAAAAAACCAACCATCGTTATGTTAAGGTAGTCCCAGACTTCAACTTTTTTCATCTCTTTAATATCCTCTGCCATTAATTCACCTTATCTTGGGTTTGTACAATTTCTATCTTAAAATTTTAAATATATAAATCGTACTGAGGGTTTTAAATAGCTATAATATTTCATATACAATGATTTTAATGATAATCAGAACATTATTTAAAGATTCATCTCCAAATTTATTGATCATTCTACTAATATATCCAGGGAACATGATTCAAGTATAAATCAAGTAATCAGAGTAAAAAAATGCAATAATATGCTCTATTTCTCAACGGCACCTAATGAAATCTAGGATACTTATAGATCACAGTCACTACTACTTAAAAATTAAATTCTCAATACTGTGCAAGCATATATCTTGTGAAGGTTTAAAAGAGGGCAATATAAGCCTAAACTTTATATCTTTCTAGATTATTAAGCCCGGTCCAGTTCAACTTCAACCATTATTTTTGATTCAAGATAATCAGTGTTAACCCCTAAGGTGGTGAAAACATCCCAAACCTCATATAATGCGATTTGCATTAATTCCATTTCTAATCTTTCATTATCAGCTGCAGAAATTATGCGGTTCAATAAGCTTCCATTATTATACTCTGCAAATATTTTTATGTTTCCTTGTATTTCTTTTTCATCTAAAAACACCAGCACATTAACCCATTCAATTTTGGGATGAGATAATGCGGATTTTTTTATTTTTTCCATTAGCTGTTCTTCTATTTCTTCAACATTCTCATCACTTAGGGATCTATCGAAATTTTCCAGTATATGATCAACTTCATCATCTTGAATGTCTCTTATATTGAACTTTTCCAGTAAAGCAGACCTATCAATACTTTCCCCAACAGGTTCTTCAAAAGTTTCAAATTCTTCAGCTTCTCCAGCAAGATATTCCGTCTTTAAAGTTTCCCCTTCAAACTTTTCAATCTCAAGTTCACTAGCGGTTTCAAATTGTCCCAACTGATTAAACCTTTCACTGCTCTTTTTGGGCTTTTGAACCAGATAAAGTTCCCAAATATTATCTTTTTCTACTTCTTCCCTATCCAAAGCCCTTCTAAAAATATCTTCTTTTCCGATGTCTTTTGCAGCAGTTTTTTCACGTCTTTGTATGAGATTCTGTCGTATTTGTTCTTTTTCTTGTTTTTCTTGTTTTTGTGCTTGTTGTATGAGTTGTTGTTTTTGTTGGTTGTTTATGGTGTTTTTTTGTTGTTCTTGGAGTTGTTGTTGTCTTTTTTGTTTGAGTTTTTGTCGTATTTGTTCTTTTTCTTGTTTTTCTTGTTTTTGTGCTTGTTGTATGAGTTGTTGTTTTTGTTGGTTGTTTTTGGTGTTTTTTTGTTGTTCTTGGAGTTGTTGTTGTCTTTTTTGTTTGAGTTTTTGTCGTATTTGTTCTCTTTCTCGCAATTCTTGTAGTTCTGCTTGTCGAATAATGGCTTGTATTTCCAGATCTGCGCTTTCGGAATCCTTATTTTTCTGACGATTTTTTCGTCTTTCTCTGAATTTTTCCTTTATTCTTTCTATTTCTTCTTTTTCCTCTTCCATGGCCTTTTTACGCAGAACTTCAACTTCTACAGTACTCATCCTTAGATTCCCTCTTGAGATTTACCATTGATTTTTGAAGGTGATTTGTAAATTAAACCTATAACCAAGCTTAAATCTGGCATAAACTTATAATTGGAAATAGGTTATTTTATGTTCAGAAGGCCTATAAATCTTTAGATGACTCTCTATATGGATATTGACCTTTTTTATAATTAATGAGGACTTATAGAAATATTGTCATCAAATAACTACAATAGTATGAAGTTTTTTAAATTCTTATGAGTTGGATATTAACAAGGAGTAAGAAAAATTGGAAAAATTCTATTAGAAGGCTGATATTGTGAGAATAGAAGAATAATCGGTTTTATCAGTGTAAAATTAATTTAAACTAATTTATCTAGTAATAAAGCGATACTGGGAATCTCTAACCCAAAAACAATCAAACTAAAAATTGCAGGTGTTGTTAAAGCATTAATTGTTCGCGTTCCAGTTTATCCAGGGAGCAAAACCGCTGCTAATAACATAGCCGAGATTTAAAGGTAATTTAATGGTTAAAGTTTCAGGAGGTGCCAGAAAAATTCCTGTCCATGATAATAAAACCATATTGTCAGTGCTTGATGGAGATTTTTGCCATTAAAATCCTTTTTGGGAAAATCCAATGATTTTCGATCATAAACACCAAAAGTGATGAGATTAACTTTTGCTGCACATTGCCTCCTATGTAATAGTTATTGGATATTCCACATTCAATAAAAAATAAATAATAACAGACTTGTTATCAGGAATTTCAAATTTTAGAGTAAAAATCTCTCTTTATCATTATTCTACTTTATAAATTCTGATAAAATTCATCAAGGACGGTAATCCTTTTCAGATTCCTTTTTAAGACATTTTAAGACAGATATTAAGGACTCTTTGAGCATTTCTTCCATCCGGTCATGCATGGAACTGCTTATCAAACCATCCCAGGATTCTTCAACCATTGCAATGGTTTTTCCATCTTTTTCTTCTATTTTAAAGATGTGAATGGCATTAATGCCCATGGTCTTTCCCATCCAAGTTAACAAATGAGGTCTCTCTACATCTTGCAGCACGGATGTTATTTCCCCAAGACTGGTTATCCAGTGAAACTGCGTACTTGGTTTCAATTCCCCTCTCAAGGCAGTACTCTTTACATCAGGATTCCACTGGGGCCAATTTTCAATATCAGCCATAATATCCCATACAGTACCTGGATCTGCGTCAATATCTATTTCGGCTCTGGCTAAAACCGGTGCTTCCTCATTGACACTAATCATTCATATCACCCTATAATAATTCTAATTTTCAACATATTAAAGAACTTGTATTATGGAGGGATGGAACATTTCAAATGATAAAGATAAGTAAAATAAAAAGGAGATTGTTAAAATCTAAAAAACGGAATCAGTTTAATAAAACAAAAAATAGTTCTTTTAGTATTTAACTAAAATATTTGGAATAATAACTAGTAAATAGCATCAAAAAAAGAATACTATTAAACCATAATTTAACGGCACAAGATAATATATACTAGAATTGTACAATTCACAAATTAGAACTTTGAATTTCTATTTTAGATTTTAAATAGATAGTTTCGATGCAATTATTTGGAAAATTAACATCTTAATTCCAATTGAATGAGATTAAGATTTTTTTTAAGTTAATCGATGGTTTCAAACTCCAATTTTGAGTTATTATAGGAGATACGGATGAATTCAAAAAATACCCGGAAAGATGTGGATCAGCGTATAGCCATGGTCACAGGAGACCCCAAAAAGGCTATCCGAGTACTGGCCATGCCCATGATCATATCCATGTTCCTTATCATGGCCTATAACTTGGCAGATAGTATCTGGGTTTCTGGTCTGGGCCCCAATGCACTGGCTGCTTTAGGTTTCATAAACCCCCTATTTTTCATAGTTATAGGTGTTGGTAACGGACTGGCAGCAGGGGCCACATCTCTAATCGCACGTTGTATAGGTGCTCAGAATAAAAAAGGTGCTGATAATGCAGCTATTCACTCATTAATACTGACCATGGTTGTATCAGCAGTCTTAACCACCTTGACCTTGTTATTTTTACCTGAGATTCTAGTGTTGATGGGTGCTGGTGATACATTAAAATTGGCAGTGGAGTATGGTCAGATCGTGTTTGCAGGTCTGGTTCTCTTTATATTCTCCAGTGTAGCATCAGGCATATTAAGAGCCGAGGGAGATGCAAAAAGACCCATGTACGCCATGGCTGCCACTGCTATTCTAAACATAGTTATCGATCCCATTTTCATCTATTACTTTGGATGGGGGGTTAGTGGAGCTGCCTGGGCCACTATAGTCTCATCCACCATCTCCTGCATCCTGATGTTTTACTGGTTACTCCTGGAGGGGAAAACCTATGTTTCATTTGCCAGAGAAGACTTCCAACCCAGCTTTAAAGTGATTAAAGATATTTTAATGGTGGGATTACCGGCCAGTGCCGAGTCATTTGTCATGTCTGTATTGGGGGTGGTTTTAAACCTTATGCTGGTGATTACCGGAGGGTCAGAAGCAGTTGCTGTTTACACTGCAGGATGGAGGGTGGTTATGATGGCCATGATCATACCCATAGGAATAGGAACTGCAGCCATAACTGTGGCGGGAGCAGCCTATGGTGCTCGTAAATATGTGAACCTATCTACCGCACTAACTTATTCAGCAAAGTTGGGGGTGGGAATCGCAGTAATTACCGGTTTATTATCCTACATCTTTGCCGGGAACATAGCCAGCATATTCACCTACTCCTCAGTTAGTGCCTTCATGGCCCCCTCCATAGCAGCCTTCCTGCAAGTGATGTGTTTATTCTATCTCACTGTTCCACTGGGAATCACTGCCAGCTCAGTTTTTCAGGCCATGGGTAAAGGAATAACCTCCCTTATACTAACTGTCATCCGGGAAGTGATTTTTATCTCTTTCTTCGCCTACCTATTTGCCTTCTCCTTGGGGTTCGGCCCTCAAGGAGTATGGTGGGGAATAGTGGTGGGGGGAGGTCTGGGATGTGCAGTGGCCTACATCTGGGCTACAATATACATCAACCGCCTTAAAAAGAATTATTAAATTTTTATAAAGGTTATCGAAATATATTTAATGGTTAATAATCTCTAAATAAAGGCTTATCTGAACTTTCTCCAGTTTTTTTTTACCAGACCCCCGGAAGTATCCGGTATCTGGTTTTATATGTGTATTCTATATATCCTTCCACCTCATCTTGAAGTGCCTTATCTTCCAGATAAGTGCGTATGAGAAGTAATAAAATGATTATAGTAGCATAAATTAGGGCCAAACCAGACCCTAAAATCATGCGCATGGCCACATCCCATAAAATTCCTGATAAATATCCCGGATGCCTCAAATAATGCTAAGGGCCTGATGTGATAACCTTCTGCCCTCTATCTTCCTGTATTCTTACTGATGGTTTAAAGAAAGGGTTTTGGATCATGGCCCACACCACCAGAA from Methanobacteriaceae archaeon includes:
- a CDS encoding SRPBCC family protein, with the protein product MISVNEEAPVLARAEIDIDADPGTVWDIMADIENWPQWNPDVKSTALRGELKPSTQFHWITSLGEITSVLQDVERPHLLTWMGKTMGINAIHIFKIEEKDGKTIAMVEESWDGLISSSMHDRMEEMLKESLISVLKCLKKESEKDYRP
- a CDS encoding MATE family efflux transporter is translated as MNSKNTRKDVDQRIAMVTGDPKKAIRVLAMPMIISMFLIMAYNLADSIWVSGLGPNALAALGFINPLFFIVIGVGNGLAAGATSLIARCIGAQNKKGADNAAIHSLILTMVVSAVLTTLTLLFLPEILVLMGAGDTLKLAVEYGQIVFAGLVLFIFSSVASGILRAEGDAKRPMYAMAATAILNIVIDPIFIYYFGWGVSGAAWATIVSSTISCILMFYWLLLEGKTYVSFAREDFQPSFKVIKDILMVGLPASAESFVMSVLGVVLNLMLVITGGSEAVAVYTAGWRVVMMAMIIPIGIGTAAITVAGAAYGARKYVNLSTALTYSAKLGVGIAVITGLLSYIFAGNIASIFTYSSVSAFMAPSIAAFLQVMCLFYLTVPLGITASSVFQAMGKGITSLILTVIREVIFISFFAYLFAFSLGFGPQGVWWGIVVGGGLGCAVAYIWATIYINRLKKNY